Proteins co-encoded in one Waddlia chondrophila WSU 86-1044 genomic window:
- the rpsG gene encoding 30S ribosomal protein S7: MSRRRRAEKRVVVPDPVYKSVVLTKFINKLMFDGKKSLASKIVYDAMEEFAKKVNAEDPLEAFEQALENAKPSLEVKSRRIGGATYQVPIEIAPDRRTALAMRWIIKHSRSKSGKPMKTALAMELSDCYNNQGTTIKKKDDTHRMAEANKAFAHYKW; encoded by the coding sequence ATGTCAAGAAGAAGACGTGCAGAAAAACGGGTCGTAGTGCCTGATCCAGTCTACAAAAGCGTCGTGCTGACCAAATTTATCAACAAATTGATGTTCGACGGCAAGAAATCTCTCGCTAGCAAAATTGTCTACGATGCAATGGAGGAATTTGCAAAGAAAGTCAACGCAGAGGATCCTTTAGAAGCTTTCGAGCAAGCGTTGGAAAATGCCAAACCTTCTCTCGAAGTTAAATCGCGTCGAATCGGAGGCGCTACTTATCAAGTGCCTATTGAGATCGCTCCGGATCGCCGTACAGCATTGGCTATGCGTTGGATCATTAAGCATTCTCGCTCCAAATCCGGAAAACCGATGAAAACTGCTCTTGCGATGGAGTTGTCTGATTGCTACAACAATCAGGGAACGACGATTAAGAAAAAAGATGACACCCATCGCATGGCCGAAGCAAATAAAGCCTTTGCACACTACAAATGGTAA
- the rpsL gene encoding 30S ribosomal protein S12, producing the protein MPTINQLVRNPRKAKRKKRKSPALRKCPQRRGVCLQVKTKTPKKPNSALRKVAWVRLSTGQEVIAYIGGEGHNLQEHSIVLVRGGRVKDLPGVRYHIVRGTLDCAAVQDRKQGRSKYGAKRPK; encoded by the coding sequence ATGCCAACGATTAACCAACTAGTTCGCAATCCTCGAAAAGCGAAAAGGAAAAAAAGGAAATCTCCTGCCCTCCGCAAATGCCCGCAAAGACGCGGTGTTTGTTTACAGGTGAAGACTAAAACACCGAAGAAACCCAACTCTGCGTTGAGAAAGGTTGCTTGGGTACGTCTGTCAACAGGACAGGAAGTGATTGCCTATATCGGCGGTGAAGGGCACAACCTTCAGGAACACAGCATCGTTCTTGTACGAGGCGGCCGAGTCAAAGACTTACCGGGTGTGCGCTACCATATCGTGCGCGGAACGCTTGATTGCGCAGCCGTACAAGACCGCAAACAAGGAAGATCTAAGTACGGGGCCAAACGCCCTAAGTAA